From Arcticibacter tournemirensis, one genomic window encodes:
- a CDS encoding TIGR02391 family protein — protein MADRAVTKHPMISAVHLESICELIADTSEGLTGSEITKILADCSLIDHTPTGLNKRSRLYNAFVLFQNNNQCSNGILKFLSQAMNPARYFNKDEIFQYRLNELNKRLSFIGLEITKEAKYRQVAAATTLTEAQERASHYKQKLELRNVHLEVFKYCNEELVKENYFHSVFEAVKSIAQRLRNLTGVHADGNPLADVVFSTTNPLLRINPLQTDTERSEHLGLSNTIKGLFGLIRNPTAHTPKIKFVITESEALDIMTIVSFVHKKLDKSF, from the coding sequence ATGGCTGATAGAGCAGTAACTAAACATCCAATGATTTCAGCGGTACATTTGGAAAGTATTTGTGAACTAATTGCTGATACAAGTGAGGGCTTGACCGGATCGGAAATCACTAAAATACTTGCAGATTGCTCGTTAATAGATCATACTCCAACTGGACTTAATAAGAGGAGCAGGCTTTATAACGCTTTCGTTCTTTTCCAAAACAACAATCAATGTTCAAATGGAATATTGAAATTTCTAAGCCAGGCGATGAACCCAGCAAGATATTTTAACAAAGATGAAATTTTTCAATATCGTTTAAACGAATTAAATAAGCGTCTCTCCTTTATCGGACTTGAAATTACTAAGGAAGCAAAGTATCGACAAGTAGCCGCGGCAACAACTCTCACTGAGGCACAAGAACGAGCAAGTCACTATAAGCAAAAGTTAGAATTAAGAAATGTCCATTTGGAAGTGTTTAAATACTGCAATGAAGAATTAGTTAAGGAGAATTATTTTCATTCAGTTTTCGAAGCAGTAAAGAGTATTGCTCAGAGATTAAGAAACCTCACTGGTGTTCATGCTGATGGTAACCCACTTGCTGATGTTGTATTCTCCACTACAAATCCACTATTGAGAATCAATCCGTTACAAACTGATACAGAAAGAAGTGAGCATCTCGGATTATCAAATACGATTAAGGGGCTTTTTGGGTTAATACGCAATCCTACTGCACATACTCCGAAAATAAAATTTGTAATAACAGAATCCGAAGCACTTGATATTATGACGATTGTATCGTTTGTTCACAAAAAACTTGATAAAAGCTTTTAA
- a CDS encoding Chromate resistance protein ChrB: MEKNNWLLITYKVPAEPAKKRIALWRRLKSMGAVYLQNGVCLLPKTEEHIRQLKMTENEIREMNGDSVILETVALDKSQEQKVITRFKADRDEDYKEFLGKCQDFENEIDKETAANHFTYAELEENDADLKKLQVWLVKIQKLDFYEAASAEEAGNRLKACQEMLDVYAQRVFEAHDENK; this comes from the coding sequence ATGGAAAAGAATAATTGGTTACTGATCACTTATAAGGTACCAGCGGAACCGGCCAAAAAGCGTATCGCCTTATGGCGCAGACTAAAAAGCATGGGAGCTGTATATCTTCAAAACGGCGTTTGTCTGCTACCTAAAACAGAAGAGCATATACGTCAGCTTAAAATGACGGAGAATGAGATCCGGGAAATGAATGGTGATTCGGTTATCCTGGAAACCGTTGCTTTAGACAAATCACAGGAGCAGAAAGTGATTACCCGCTTTAAGGCGGACCGTGATGAGGATTATAAAGAATTTTTAGGTAAATGCCAGGACTTTGAAAACGAGATTGATAAAGAAACAGCGGCGAACCATTTTACTTATGCTGAGTTGGAAGAAAATGATGCCGACCTCAAAAAATTACAGGTCTGGCTGGTGAAAATCCAAAAGCTGGATTTTTACGAAGCTGCCAGCGCGGAAGAAGCCGGGAACCGACTGAAAGCCTGCCAGGAGATGCTGGATGTTTACGCCCAGCGTGTATTTGAAGCCCATGACGAAAATAAATAG
- a CDS encoding MFS transporter: protein MSAKEIRVQTLKQRSYQFIILFGFVSMFGDITYEGGRSITGPYLALLGVSATMVGFIGGVGEFVGYVFRLVSGYVADKTKAYWAITYLGYGLLISMPLLALTNNWKVAAILIILERFGKAVRSPAKDTMLSHATKSVGTGWGFAIHEAIDQIGGLIGPLIFTAVFFLKSGYKQGLTILWIPAIVTLLFLTLARFKNPRPEELEEQAELESDHTDNKRTLPAIFWWYMAFSFICVTGFANFQMIAYHFKVRSVISDLQIPMFYAIAMAVDAVVALIAGKVYDKIGLKTLIILPVLTLPIPFLAFTNSFQATLISIILWGGVMGIQETIMRAVIADIVPKNKRGFAYGLFNTAYGAALFAGSVLIGFLYDRNISYINWFTTIAEVIAVGVFVGLIRTLRQPKTI, encoded by the coding sequence ATGAGCGCAAAAGAAATTCGGGTACAGACCCTTAAACAAAGATCTTACCAGTTCATCATCCTTTTCGGCTTTGTGAGCATGTTCGGCGATATCACCTATGAAGGCGGGCGCAGTATCACCGGGCCATACCTGGCTTTGCTGGGTGTAAGTGCCACGATGGTCGGATTTATCGGCGGTGTGGGTGAATTTGTAGGCTATGTCTTCCGATTGGTTTCTGGCTATGTGGCCGATAAAACCAAAGCCTATTGGGCCATCACATATTTAGGTTATGGTCTATTGATCTCCATGCCATTACTGGCGCTAACCAATAACTGGAAGGTTGCGGCGATATTGATCATCCTCGAACGATTCGGTAAGGCCGTTAGGTCGCCTGCAAAAGACACCATGCTTTCACATGCCACCAAATCTGTAGGCACTGGTTGGGGCTTTGCCATTCACGAAGCCATAGATCAGATCGGGGGACTGATCGGCCCGCTGATCTTTACAGCGGTCTTTTTCCTGAAAAGCGGTTATAAACAAGGGCTGACCATACTTTGGATACCGGCTATAGTGACCTTGTTATTCTTAACACTGGCGCGTTTTAAAAACCCGCGCCCCGAGGAACTGGAAGAACAGGCAGAATTAGAAAGTGACCATACTGATAACAAAAGAACTTTACCAGCTATTTTTTGGTGGTATATGGCTTTTTCCTTTATCTGCGTCACCGGCTTTGCTAATTTCCAAATGATCGCTTATCACTTTAAGGTGAGATCGGTTATTTCCGATCTGCAAATACCCATGTTCTACGCTATCGCCATGGCGGTTGATGCCGTGGTTGCATTGATCGCCGGAAAGGTTTATGATAAAATAGGTCTGAAAACACTCATTATTTTGCCTGTGCTGACTTTACCTATTCCTTTTCTCGCTTTTACCAATTCTTTTCAGGCGACTCTGATCAGCATTATCTTGTGGGGTGGTGTGATGGGTATCCAGGAAACGATCATGCGTGCTGTGATCGCGGATATTGTACCCAAAAACAAAAGAGGGTTTGCATATGGTCTGTTCAATACCGCCTACGGTGCCGCCTTGTTTGCTGGCAGTGTTTTGATCGGCTTCTTGTACGATAGAAATATTAGTTATATCAATTGGTTCACAACAATTGCGGAAGTTATAGCGGTCGGCGTTTTTGTGGGCTTGATCAGAACGCTACGCCAACCTAAAACCATTTAA
- a CDS encoding endonuclease/exonuclease/phosphatase family protein produces MKVLTWNTLFAGLDGSADKRRKLQIEMINEIRPDIFLMQEAKGFELNKQQALFQMESDIAMRGFLGIAPRTGQNTAIFINPAYHVKSFEADSTHFHHAATFVSVAIPNFDKIVTFGSVHLCPLGPEIRRREATYLLPYADPDALSLITGDFNSLSPHDAEPADWERLSPHFRSRYFDGDNDLADRKVLQLLEMAGFVDCARAAKKNNITTVPCAAYNNAEFVNFRCDYMLASRALTNKLSHYTVIKNERTDQASDHYPVLAEFK; encoded by the coding sequence ATGAAAGTATTAACCTGGAACACGTTATTCGCAGGCCTGGACGGATCTGCCGATAAAAGGCGAAAACTACAGATCGAAATGATCAACGAAATCAGGCCCGACATCTTTTTAATGCAGGAAGCCAAAGGGTTTGAGCTAAACAAACAACAGGCGCTTTTTCAAATGGAAAGCGATATTGCTATGCGGGGATTTTTAGGTATCGCGCCACGTACGGGACAAAACACCGCGATCTTTATTAACCCAGCTTACCATGTCAAGTCATTTGAAGCGGACAGCACCCACTTTCATCATGCGGCAACTTTTGTGTCAGTAGCAATTCCTAACTTCGATAAAATAGTAACTTTCGGAAGCGTACACCTGTGCCCTTTAGGTCCGGAAATTAGACGCAGGGAGGCGACCTATCTTTTGCCCTATGCCGACCCTGATGCGTTGAGTTTGATCACCGGCGACTTTAATTCCTTGTCGCCACATGATGCTGAGCCTGCTGATTGGGAACGATTAAGCCCGCATTTCCGCAGCCGCTATTTTGATGGAGATAATGATCTGGCCGACCGTAAAGTTTTGCAGCTTTTGGAAATGGCGGGTTTTGTAGATTGCGCCCGTGCGGCAAAAAAGAACAACATTACTACCGTTCCTTGTGCAGCTTATAATAATGCCGAATTTGTGAACTTTCGCTGCGACTATATGCTGGCCAGTCGGGCATTGACCAACAAACTAAGCCATTATACTGTGATCAAAAATGAACGCACCGATCAAGCCTCCGATCATTATCCCGTGCTGGCCGAGTTCAAATAG
- a CDS encoding response regulator transcription factor: protein MKVLIVEDEPELSGSIVAYLQKENYRCETADDFLQAESKVIDFQYDCMIVDIGLPGGSGLDLIKLIKSMKRNDGIIVISANSALSDKLMGLNLGADDYIAKPFHLSELSARLLSVIRRRNFQGAATFTFNELQVNIDDKSVFVHGRPLVLNKKELDLLLFLVSNKNRIVSKSAISEHLSQNESGYYRGQDVVYAHMKNLKKKLAEAGANDYIKTIYGVGYKLECYETAD from the coding sequence ATGAAGGTGCTGATCGTAGAAGATGAGCCGGAACTATCCGGTAGTATTGTGGCTTACCTGCAAAAAGAAAATTATCGTTGCGAAACAGCGGATGACTTTTTGCAGGCAGAAAGTAAAGTCATCGACTTTCAGTACGATTGTATGATCGTAGATATCGGCCTGCCCGGCGGAAGTGGCCTTGACCTGATCAAACTGATCAAAAGCATGAAACGGAACGATGGCATTATTGTGATCTCGGCCAATAGCGCTTTGAGCGATAAACTGATGGGGTTAAATTTAGGCGCGGATGATTACATCGCCAAACCGTTTCATCTTTCTGAATTAAGTGCCCGGCTGCTATCGGTAATCAGGCGGCGGAATTTCCAGGGCGCTGCCACTTTCACCTTCAACGAATTGCAGGTCAATATTGATGATAAAAGTGTATTTGTGCACGGCAGGCCCCTTGTACTCAATAAGAAAGAACTGGACTTACTGTTGTTTCTCGTGTCCAATAAAAACCGGATCGTTTCCAAATCTGCCATCTCCGAGCATTTATCACAAAATGAATCCGGCTATTACCGGGGCCAGGATGTGGTGTATGCCCACATGAAAAACCTGAAAAAGAAACTGGCGGAAGCAGGCGCTAACGACTATATCAAAACCATTTACGGAGTGGGTTATAAACTGGAGTGCTATGAAACTGCTGACTAA
- a CDS encoding sensor histidine kinase has product MKLLTKTSRNLLGYACVVLLISIPVFYFIIEQLYYQDVDDALRLKKKELIVRTKHLHTEHDVRLWLGMDQEVRMFPLQAGGIPKDTIYPKLYVDTLDQQFEPYRELRTTLTINNETHLVTIRRSLVESEDLIVGIAEAQAILLILLFGGWIIINRRTSKKIWQPFERIIDWLKKYEMGKDPHSGIPSSGIAEFDTLNAVVSDLIQKNHGVFIQQKQFIENASHEMQTPVAILQSKLDLLIVSEGLTAEQARYLQSQYDAIERLNHLNRSLLLLSQIENHQFEETAPVSLQALTEKILGHLEESISSKNITIDRSYQIEKIVNGNPMLLEICLSNLMTNAVSHTPQDGTIAILLDEDLFRLSNTGEPLGFSEDLLFTRFGKKKGSKYGVGLGLAIVRQIAESMKMKVTYTYNGSAHEFTLVF; this is encoded by the coding sequence ATGAAACTGCTGACTAAGACCTCGCGCAATTTGCTGGGCTATGCCTGTGTCGTATTGCTCATCAGCATCCCGGTTTTCTATTTTATTATCGAGCAGTTGTATTACCAGGATGTGGATGACGCGCTCCGGCTGAAAAAGAAAGAGCTGATCGTGCGCACCAAACACTTGCATACCGAACATGATGTGCGCTTATGGTTAGGCATGGATCAGGAAGTACGCATGTTTCCATTGCAGGCAGGAGGCATACCCAAGGATACCATTTACCCTAAATTATATGTAGATACGCTTGACCAACAATTTGAACCCTACCGTGAACTCAGGACAACGCTTACCATCAATAACGAAACGCATCTGGTAACGATCCGCCGATCACTGGTCGAAAGCGAGGACCTAATTGTCGGCATCGCCGAGGCCCAGGCGATCCTGCTCATTTTATTATTCGGCGGGTGGATCATTATCAATCGTCGCACTTCAAAAAAAATATGGCAACCCTTTGAACGCATTATCGACTGGCTGAAAAAATATGAGATGGGCAAAGACCCTCATTCGGGCATACCCTCATCAGGCATCGCTGAATTTGACACACTTAACGCGGTGGTCAGCGACCTTATCCAAAAAAATCATGGGGTATTCATCCAGCAAAAACAATTCATCGAGAATGCTTCCCATGAAATGCAGACCCCGGTAGCCATCCTGCAATCTAAACTTGACTTGCTGATCGTATCAGAAGGACTCACTGCTGAGCAGGCACGTTACCTGCAATCACAGTATGACGCCATTGAGAGGCTCAATCATTTGAACCGGAGTTTGCTGCTACTCTCACAGATCGAAAATCACCAGTTTGAAGAAACAGCCCCAGTTTCGCTTCAGGCGCTTACGGAAAAGATCCTGGGACATTTGGAAGAAAGCATCAGCAGCAAAAACATCACAATCGACCGCAGCTATCAGATTGAAAAAATAGTGAACGGGAACCCGATGCTGCTGGAGATCTGTTTATCGAACCTGATGACCAATGCGGTCAGTCATACCCCACAGGACGGCACCATTGCCATTTTATTGGACGAAGACCTGTTCCGGCTGAGTAACACCGGTGAACCGCTGGGCTTTAGTGAAGACCTGTTGTTTACCCGCTTTGGTAAAAAGAAAGGCAGTAAATATGGTGTCGGGCTTGGTTTAGCAATCGTGCGCCAGATTGCGGAATCGATGAAAATGAAGGTAACCTATACTTATAACGGCTCAGCACACGAGTTTACACTTGTTTTTTAA
- a CDS encoding phosphatase PAP2 family protein — translation MKSLLKLETWKLIIVTLALLLLLLFLGTASHWLLTIIGPADTQLFLTINSHHNQFWDPVMYAASDKFFWFPFYAILIYAIWKQFGKNCWQPLLVIFLLILFTDQTSSHLIKNLVERKRPSHEPLLIPLIHLSKAGPGGLYGFVSSHAANAFAVAVFIPALLKPKKWVLGTLLLWAILVSYSRVYNGVHYPADVLFAILIGSLSGIVFFKAGKLIFGFKKQV, via the coding sequence ATGAAATCATTACTTAAGCTGGAAACATGGAAATTAATTATTGTCACACTTGCCCTGTTATTACTCTTACTGTTTTTAGGTACTGCATCGCATTGGCTTTTAACTATCATAGGACCGGCCGATACTCAACTTTTCCTGACGATCAATTCCCATCACAACCAGTTCTGGGACCCGGTGATGTACGCCGCCAGTGATAAGTTCTTTTGGTTCCCATTTTATGCGATACTGATTTATGCGATCTGGAAACAGTTCGGAAAAAATTGTTGGCAACCTCTATTGGTCATTTTTTTATTGATCCTGTTCACAGATCAAACGAGTTCGCACCTGATCAAAAATTTAGTTGAACGAAAGCGCCCTTCACATGAACCGCTGCTTATACCCTTGATCCATTTGAGCAAAGCCGGTCCTGGTGGCCTTTACGGATTTGTTTCCTCTCACGCGGCCAATGCTTTTGCCGTTGCTGTTTTTATTCCCGCACTACTGAAGCCAAAAAAATGGGTATTGGGCACCCTGCTGCTGTGGGCCATATTGGTGAGTTATAGCCGGGTTTATAACGGGGTTCATTATCCGGCAGATGTGTTATTTGCCATCCTGATCGGTAGCTTGTCTGGGATCGTCTTTTTCAAAGCTGGAAAACTGATATTTGGGTTTAAAAAACAAGTGTAA
- a CDS encoding YncE family protein — protein sequence MIGSTRAQTKIQALIPKAEIVLPNVKGGFDLMAYDAGQKRLFLSAQDNHSVEVIDLKNSKPLKSLPGFNEPKWVFYHPETNTLYVATGKDGKVTAVNAATYKAIKTYQFKEKCNNLRYDQNTNELFVGVGDTFGAIGIIDLNTQKITRQIPLAGFPKQFEVTTDRIYVNEPGKGLIEVIDRKLNKVIAAWLVKSNKDNVPMAIDQAKHLLYIGCAGGSLLTMSTETGLELSRVTIPKDVDGVYLDKKSNRLYVSCGEGFLDAFQIKNGKLNLIQQFATRNGAGTGLLIPAAQLYVLAEPQTGKLPAAIRIFQPAL from the coding sequence ATGATCGGCAGCACCCGGGCGCAAACCAAAATTCAGGCGCTGATCCCTAAAGCAGAAATTGTGCTGCCCAATGTGAAAGGCGGCTTCGACCTGATGGCCTATGACGCAGGACAAAAGCGATTGTTTCTATCCGCCCAGGATAACCACTCGGTTGAGGTGATAGACCTTAAAAATAGCAAACCGCTTAAAAGCCTGCCAGGGTTTAACGAACCGAAATGGGTGTTTTATCATCCTGAAACCAATACCTTATATGTGGCTACAGGAAAAGATGGAAAAGTAACCGCAGTAAATGCGGCTACTTACAAAGCCATTAAAACCTACCAGTTCAAAGAGAAATGCAATAACCTGCGTTACGACCAAAATACCAATGAACTGTTTGTTGGCGTTGGCGATACCTTCGGAGCGATCGGTATCATTGACCTGAATACACAAAAGATCACCCGGCAGATACCCTTAGCCGGATTCCCCAAACAGTTTGAAGTAACCACTGACCGAATCTATGTGAATGAACCCGGTAAGGGATTGATCGAGGTGATCGACCGCAAGTTAAATAAGGTAATAGCGGCATGGTTGGTCAAATCAAATAAAGACAACGTACCAATGGCTATTGATCAGGCCAAACATCTCCTTTATATCGGCTGCGCCGGAGGATCGTTGCTCACCATGTCCACTGAAACAGGGTTAGAATTGAGCCGGGTAACAATCCCCAAAGATGTCGACGGCGTTTACCTGGATAAAAAGAGCAACCGCCTGTACGTTTCCTGCGGCGAAGGCTTTTTGGATGCTTTCCAGATAAAAAATGGCAAACTAAATCTTATTCAGCAGTTCGCTACCCGTAACGGTGCTGGCACCGGCTTGCTTATCCCCGCAGCTCAACTGTACGTATTGGCAGAACCGCAAACCGGCAAATTACCCGCAGCAATACGGATTTTTCAACCTGCTTTATGA
- a CDS encoding TolC family protein, which translates to MKMKYLFTLLFCAVGFSSVKAQSSLPDFLNQAYNNSPLINDNKNQLVNSQAEVERIKAMTTKLQLSLNAYYLFAPVYITDAGHKGFNFNPSSATNYYGYDIGTTNGGSMQGMVTATQPLFASKRADILAEQARVGAQINTNMINLTRHDLEKTVTDQYILCLLDKKQISNASENMKIIDQQRVIVKKLVNASLLKNSDLILLNIEYENNQNVLLTYQAAYHRDLLELRIMSGSRDTATVTLDTVSLHLKDSPQQSAYLEKFRLDSLNLVASQKAFETKYQPQLSAFGNTGLNGTHFNTLYDRFGLSAGLNLSWAILDGHQREITRKKTALQQQTIAFSKNNAQIQNDLRKKQVLDELNSYDGRLQNQQKQLGEYQSLLNSYRTQVIQAQLSVIDFINVLKNRTTAQRDLLQLETNRNLLINAYNYWNW; encoded by the coding sequence ATGAAAATGAAATATTTGTTTACCCTGCTATTTTGTGCGGTGGGTTTCAGTAGTGTAAAAGCGCAAAGCAGCCTGCCGGATTTTCTGAATCAGGCTTACAATAACAGCCCGCTGATTAACGACAATAAAAATCAGCTGGTCAATAGTCAGGCGGAGGTAGAGCGAATTAAGGCAATGACTACCAAACTACAACTCAGCCTGAATGCCTACTATTTGTTTGCTCCGGTATATATTACCGATGCTGGCCACAAAGGTTTCAATTTCAATCCGTCGAGTGCCACCAATTACTATGGTTATGATATCGGTACGACCAATGGCGGCAGTATGCAGGGTATGGTGACCGCGACCCAACCCTTGTTCGCTTCCAAACGGGCGGATATCCTGGCTGAACAGGCCCGCGTAGGCGCGCAGATCAATACGAATATGATCAACCTGACCCGGCATGACCTGGAAAAAACAGTCACTGATCAGTATATCCTATGCCTGCTCGATAAAAAGCAGATCAGCAATGCGTCGGAAAATATGAAGATCATCGACCAGCAGCGGGTCATCGTCAAAAAATTGGTAAATGCCAGCTTGCTGAAAAACTCCGACCTGATCCTGCTGAACATCGAGTACGAAAATAATCAGAACGTCCTGCTTACCTATCAGGCGGCTTATCATAGGGATTTGCTGGAATTGAGGATCATGAGCGGCAGCCGTGATACGGCAACAGTTACGTTGGATACCGTTAGCCTGCATTTGAAGGACAGCCCGCAGCAATCCGCCTATCTTGAAAAGTTCCGGCTGGATAGTCTGAATCTGGTGGCATCTCAAAAGGCATTTGAAACCAAATACCAGCCGCAATTAAGTGCATTCGGTAATACCGGTTTGAACGGAACACATTTCAATACGCTGTATGACCGTTTTGGTCTAAGCGCCGGACTGAATCTTTCATGGGCAATACTGGACGGGCATCAAAGGGAGATCACCCGGAAAAAAACCGCGCTGCAACAACAAACCATTGCCTTCAGTAAAAACAATGCCCAAATACAAAACGACCTGCGCAAAAAGCAGGTGCTGGATGAATTAAATTCCTACGATGGCCGGTTACAGAATCAGCAAAAACAGCTGGGTGAATATCAGTCGCTATTAAATAGCTACCGTACCCAAGTGATACAGGCTCAACTGTCTGTCATTGATTTTATCAACGTACTAAAAAACCGAACCACCGCCCAGCGGGATCTATTACAGCTGGAAACTAACCGCAATTTATTGATCAACGCCTATAACTACTGGAACTGGTAA
- a CDS encoding efflux RND transporter periplasmic adaptor subunit, with protein sequence MKTYIAPFFLLLTLSACHSNDTQTIKEPKPRTAVQITQVGTGAISDDLVLSGTSVYLKRNMVTSSIAAFITNVYVKLGDHVRKGQSLYLLESKERKALGADITKVDPSLKGFGLITVTAPASGIITTFDKQQTGEYVLEGTQLCTIAASNDLAFQVNVPYEYADLVKPGKKCVITLPDGSAHQATITTPLATMNAAEQTQVLLARPDQTLFLPENLLGKVTFNRSAYGNQQVLPKSCVVSDELLKDFWVMKLVNDSTAIKVPVKTGNKNKESIEILSPKFQNGDKILISGNYGLADTALVTVVK encoded by the coding sequence ATGAAAACATATATAGCCCCATTTTTTTTGCTGCTCACGTTAAGTGCCTGCCACAGCAACGATACGCAAACCATTAAGGAACCCAAGCCGCGAACTGCCGTGCAAATTACACAGGTTGGTACCGGTGCGATCAGTGACGACCTGGTGCTTTCAGGAACTTCGGTTTACCTGAAACGTAATATGGTAACCTCGTCTATCGCCGCATTCATCACTAATGTTTATGTTAAACTCGGCGATCATGTTCGTAAAGGCCAGTCACTTTATTTGCTGGAATCCAAGGAGCGCAAGGCACTGGGGGCAGATATTACCAAAGTTGATCCATCGCTGAAAGGATTTGGTTTAATTACGGTTACCGCACCGGCATCCGGCATTATCACCACATTTGATAAGCAGCAAACCGGTGAATACGTTTTGGAAGGTACACAGCTTTGTACAATAGCCGCCAGCAACGATCTGGCTTTCCAGGTGAATGTGCCTTATGAATATGCCGACTTGGTGAAACCCGGTAAAAAGTGCGTGATTACTTTGCCAGACGGCTCTGCTCACCAGGCAACCATTACGACGCCCTTGGCTACGATGAACGCCGCAGAGCAGACCCAGGTTTTACTGGCGCGGCCTGATCAAACGCTGTTCCTGCCAGAAAACCTGTTAGGTAAGGTCACTTTTAACCGTTCAGCATACGGCAATCAGCAGGTGCTGCCTAAGTCCTGCGTCGTGAGTGACGAATTGCTGAAAGATTTCTGGGTTATGAAACTGGTCAATGACAGCACCGCTATTAAAGTCCCGGTAAAAACCGGCAATAAAAACAAAGAATCTATCGAGATCCTTTCGCCAAAATTTCAAAACGGTGATAAAATATTGATCAGCGGCAATTATGGTTTGGCGGACACTGCACTGGTAACTGTAGTTAAATAA